The following nucleotide sequence is from Armatimonadota bacterium.
ATGGGCGGTTTCGGCGCGATGGGTGGCGGGGCGATTGTATTCCTGGTGCTGCTGGGCCTCCTGGTCTGGGCGGTTGTCAGCGGCATCCGGAGGGTGGGACCGGCGTCCTCCCCGGCATCAGACGCACGGGCCCTGTTGAACGAGCGGCTGGCCCGAGGGGAGATTTCCGTTGAAGAGTACCGGAAGCTGCGCGAGGTCCTGCAGTAGCCACGAGGGACGAGCCATGAGCTTTGGCGGGATGCTGCTGTGGACGGCTCTGTTCTGGGTGGGCGTGACTGCCCTGGTCCTCTGGGTGGTGGGCCTGCTGTTCCCGCGGGTACCATAGGTGATGACAATCAGAGATCCGCTGGCCATGCCTCCGCCTTAAGAGAACCTTAACCTGCCCATAACCTGTGATTAACCACGCCTCGTGTCTTGCTTGTTAGGTTGGGGGCGGAGGTGAGGGCCATGACGGGTGCTGGATGGGTTGCGCTGGTGATTGTGGGAGTCCTGGCAGGTCTTCTGGCCAGCTATTACCGGCTCGGCGGCCGGACCATGCCCGCCGGCTGGCTTGGGGGCGTCATCGCGGGGCTGGTTGGCGCGTACCTGGGCGGCGTGTGGATCGGAAAGTGGGGGTGGAGGCTCGGCGGGCTCAACGTCATCGGAAGCGCTCTCGGCGCGTTGGTGATCGCCTACATCGTGGAAGCGTTCGGGGCCAAAACAGCCGCTCCCGACATGCCGCACCACCCTGACATGAGGTAGTTTCAGCGGGCCCCGCAGATGTGGTGCCACGTTCCCCTGCTCCTCCCGGTGCTGGGGCTGGTTCTCTTCTTCGTCCTCCCGTTCCCTGTGGCCGCGCCGCTCTACACGGTTGTGGCCATCGCATCCTGGCTTCTGTACCGGCTGACCATGCAGGCCCTCCGCCTTCCCGTGAAGACGGGGTCGGAGGGCATGGCCGGCGGACTGGCTTACGTCGTTGACCCACTGTCCCCCGAGGGCGTCGTCCGGTACGGCGGGGAGCTCTGGCGGGCGGTGGGCGACGAGCGCATTGAGCGGGGGCAGGAGCAGCCCTGTGGTCCCCCCGGAGACCGGTCGAGATGGGGCGGTCAGGCTTCTCTGGCGGTCGTGCTCCTCTTCGCCGCCGCTTTGCTGGCCGCCCAGGTGGGGACAGAGCGGACTATCCGCCGCGAAATCGGCGTGGGCTCCACGCGGCTACAGGAGGTGAGTTATCAGTTGCGCCGGGCCGAGGCCGCCCGGCAGAGGATGGAACGGGAAGTGACGGTGCTGCGGGAAGAGGCGGCGGAGCTGGCCCATGCGGCGGCAGAGGGTGAGGAGGGCCTGCGCCGGCTGACCGGCGAGCTGCATCGGCTGAAGGCCCTCGCCGGCCTGACGCCGGTAAGCGGTCCGGGCATTGTCCTGGAGGTGCGCGACAGTCCCCGCAAGGCGGGGCCGGGCGAGGACCCGAACGATGTGTTGGTGCACTATACCGATCTGCGGGCAATCCTCAACGACCTGCTCGCTGCAGGCGCGGAGGCCATCGCCATAAACGGGGAACGGTTTGGCGCCACATCGGCCATCGTCTGCGTGGGGACCACTGTGCTGGTCAACGGCAAGCGCCTGGTTCCACCGTTCCGCATCGAGGCCATTGGGGATCCCGCCAG
It contains:
- a CDS encoding DUF881 domain-containing protein, coding for MWCHVPLLLPVLGLVLFFVLPFPVAAPLYTVVAIASWLLYRLTMQALRLPVKTGSEGMAGGLAYVVDPLSPEGVVRYGGELWRAVGDERIERGQEQPCGPPGDRSRWGGQASLAVVLLFAAALLAAQVGTERTIRREIGVGSTRLQEVSYQLRRAEAARQRMEREVTVLREEAAELAHAAAEGEEGLRRLTGELHRLKALAGLTPVSGPGIVLEVRDSPRKAGPGEDPNDVLVHYTDLRAILNDLLAAGAEAIAINGERFGATSAIVCVGTTVLVNGKRLVPPFRIEAIGDPARLKGHVLRPEGAAGFLQAFGFPVTVAVSAKLTLPAYRGALPQGPSRLLLSKS
- a CDS encoding GlsB/YeaQ/YmgE family stress response membrane protein; translated protein: MTGAGWVALVIVGVLAGLLASYYRLGGRTMPAGWLGGVIAGLVGAYLGGVWIGKWGWRLGGLNVIGSALGALVIAYIVEAFGAKTAAPDMPHHPDMR